In Cicer arietinum cultivar CDC Frontier isolate Library 1 chromosome 7, Cicar.CDCFrontier_v2.0, whole genome shotgun sequence, a single window of DNA contains:
- the LOC101499423 gene encoding probable receptor-like serine/threonine-protein kinase At5g57670 isoform X2, with protein MRYIPTKSLKRLFSLRKRGSKEHVLSSKNKENDESFKNLQNEEPCQKPTWKCFSYEELFDATNGFTSENMVGKGGYAEVYKGTLKNGEEIAVKRLTRTSRDERKEKEFLTEIGTIGHVHHSNVLPLLGCCIDNGLYFVFELSSRGSVSSILHDWKTRHKIAIGTARGLHYLHKGCKRRIIHRDIKASNILLTKDFEPQISDFGLAKWLPSQWTHHSIAPIEGTFGHLAPEYYLHGVVDEKTDVFAFGVLLLEVISGRKPVDTSHQSLHSWAKPILNKGEIEELVDVRLEGAYDVTQLKRLAFAASLCIRASSTWRPTMTEVLEIMEEGEMDKDKWKMPEEEEEQEEEFWGFEDLEYEYDSSFSMSLIDSIESN; from the exons ATGAGGTACATTCCGACAAAAAGCTTAAAGAGGCTATTTTCCTTGAGAAAAAGAGGTTCAAAAGAACATGTTTTGAgttcaaaaaataaagaaaatgatgaGAGCTTCAAGAATCttcaaaatgaagaaccttGTCAGAAACCCACTTGGAAATGTTTCTCTTATGAAGAGTTGTTTGATGCCACCAATGGCTTCACATCAG AAAATATGGTTGGAAAAGGAGGGTATGCTGAAGTTTACAAGGGAACATTGAAAAATGGGGAGGAAATTGCAGTGAAGAGATTAACAAGAACTTCAAGAGATGAAAGAAAGGAGAAAGAGTTTTTAACAGAGATTGGCACAATTGGTCATGTTCACCATTCCAATGTTTTGCCTCTTCTAGGATGTTGTATTGACAATGGACTTTACTTTGTTTTTGAGTTATCTTCAAGAGGTTCTGTTTCATCTATTCTTCATG ATTGGAAAACAAGACATAAAATAGCTATTGGAACTGCACGTGGACTTCATTACTTGCACAAAGGTTGCAAGAGGAGAATAATTCACCGAGATATCAAAGCATCAAACATTTTATTGACAAAAGATTTTGAACCACAG ATATCTGATTTTGGATTAGCAAAATGGCTTCCATCTCAATGGACTCATCATTCAATTGCCCCAATAGAAGGGACATTTGG ACATTTGGCACCAGAATACTATTTGCATGGAGTAGTGGATGAGAAAACAGATGTATTTGCCTTTGGTGTATTGTTGTTAGAAGTTATTTCTGGCAGGAAACCAGTGGATACTTCTCACCAAAGCTTACATAGTTGG GCTAAACCAATTTTGAACAAGGGTGAAATAGAAGAGCTGGTAGATGTAAGGCTTGAAGGTGCTTATGATGTGACACAGTTAAAAAGACTTGCCTTTGCTGCCTCTCTCTGCATCAGAGCATCTTCCACTTGGAGACCTACCATGACTGAG GTGTTGGAGATAATGGAGGAGGGAGAGATGGATAAAGACAAATGGAAAATgccagaggaagaagaagaacaagaagaaGAGTTCTGGGGTTTTGAGGATTTAGAATATGAATATGACAGTTCCTTTTCAATGTCTTTAATTGATTCAATTGAAAGTAATTAA
- the LOC101499106 gene encoding uncharacterized protein, with product MTDRDRHRDRERDRRRDKDDRDKDRDRDRDRDRDRDRARSKRSRTRSPDRVRSRHSRSRSPVDRSHRRRHHRTPSPDPPRKRHRRDSVEEDHKETKKVVSDFVDGIAKEQQQKQKENGVGEVEVNEDEIEMMKMMGIPTGFDSTKGKPVPGADVSGVRAVTKRQPRQYMNRRGGFNRPLPAEKNR from the coding sequence ATGACCGACCGCGATCGCCACCGCGACAGAGAAAGGGATCGAAGACGTGACAAGGACGACCGTGACAAAGACCGCGACCGTGATCGTGACCGTGATAGGGACCGCGACAGAGCACGTAGCAAGAGATCCCGTACGCGTTCTCCTGACCGTGTTCGCTCTCGCCACTCACGCTCCCGCTCTCCCGTAGACCGTTCCCACCGTCGACGCCACCACCGTACTCCTTCCCCTGATCCTCCCAGGAAGCGTCACAGGCGTGACTCCGTTGAAGAAGACCACAAAGAAACGAAGAAAGTGGTGTCAGACTTCGTTGACGGAATCGCAAAGGAACAGCAGCAGAAGCAGAAGGAGAATGGAGTTGGAGAAGTCGAAGTGAACGAGGACGAGATAgagatgatgaagatgatgggAATCCCGACTGGTTTTGACTCCACGAAGGGAAAACCGGTTCCCGGTGCTGACGTCAGCGGCGTTAGAGCAGTCACCAAACGACAACCGAGGCAGTACATGAACCGTCGTGGTGGATTCAATCGTCCATTGCCTGCTGAGAAGAATCGCTAG
- the LOC101498781 gene encoding VIN3-like protein 2 isoform X2 has product MEEKRELVYELSKSPHGASEMLQSWSRQEILQILCAEMGKERKYTGLTKMKIIENLLKIVSEKKSGRDDIATDPEPHSSPSNGQKPAKRQRKTENPSRLAVPANNVSVNNGGDVGNINTTFCKNSACKATLNQADAFCKRCSCCICHQYDDNKDPSLWLICSSEAPFPGVSCGLSCHLECALKHNGSGIGKDGDRPKLDGGFYCVSCGKVNDLLGCWRKQLMVAKDARRVDVLCYRVSLSQKLLQGTEMYRELHEIVDEAVKKLEPDVGPLTGSPLKIGRGIVNRLSSGPEVQKLCGVALASLDSMLSKRISPLSPNPTVQDASLLAPNMVRFEDVTATSLTVILLEDPCGENNAGYTVWHRKADDVDYPSEPTCTVLLPNRRLGIRGLLPATEYSFQVVSNDLKKLVMCEVQVSTEHGEDEVPNCSATERSQSPVTNCSSLSNPSSVEDETNNSNPYSDQTDNRSDNYPSYHKDSDQLASGNLSNDAINCSGSGGVKLPTVADSLSDKQAAAVGQTSTIPSSDVLKLDNKHSQDEQVTEDVSTDEGLNSPVPTGRECVPLVASSEGGLPNTPCKLEILKDGPGRNGRSKFNGKDLENGSGKKDGPRNGSTSKKRSGERQDEGCTANAFSDRDFEYYVKVIRWLECEGHIEKNFRQKFLTWYGLRASTQEVRIVKIYVDTFLEDPASLAEQLVDTFSECISSSRTSVVPAGFCMKLWH; this is encoded by the exons ATGGAGGAAAAGAGAGAGCTTGtatatgaactatctaaatcgCCTCATGGTGCATCTGAGATGCTGCAGTCATGGAGCCGTCAAGAGATTTTGCAAATCTTGTGTGCAGAGATGGGAAAAGAAAGGAAGTATACTGGTCtgacaaagatgaaaattatCGAAAATCTTCTAAAAATTGTTTCTGAGAAGAAATCAGGGCGCGATGATATTGCCACAGATCCTGAACCGCATTCTTCTCCTTCGAATGGTCAAAAACCTGCTAAAAGGCAGAGAAAAACCGAGAATCCGTCGCGGTTAGCTGTTCCTGCTAACAATGTTTCAGTCAATAATGGTGGCGATGTTGGTAATATTAATACCACATTCTGCAAAAACTCAGCATGCAAGGCTACCCTTAATCAAGCAGATGCATTTTGCAAAAGATGTTCATGTTGTATTTGTCATCAATATGATGACAACAAAGACCCTAGCTTGTGGCTAATATGCAGCTCCGAAGCTCCATTTCCCGGTGTGTCGTGTGGCTTGTCATGCCACCTTGAGTGTGCTTTAAAACACAATGGTTCTGGAATTGGCAAAGATGGCGACCGCCCTAAACTTGATGGAGGCTTCTACTGTGTGTCTTGTGGGAAAGTTAATGATTTACTCGG ATGCTGGAGAAAACAACTGATGGTAGCGAAGGATGCCAGACGTGTGGATGTACTGTGTTATCGTGTCTCTTTAAGCCAAAAGCTTTTACAAGGGACGGAAATGTATCGAGAACTTCATGAAATTGTTGATGAAGCTGTGAAGAAACTTGAACCTGATGTGGGTCCGCTGACTGGCTCACCACTGAAGATTGGTAGGGGGATTGTGAACAGACTTTCTTCGGGACCTGAGGTTCAGAAGCTCTGTGGTGTTGCTCTTGCATCACTTGATTCAATGCTTTCTAAAAGGATCTCGCCTCTATCACCCAATCCAACTGTTCAAG ATGCAAGTTTACTAGCTCCAAATATGGTGAGGTTTGAAGATGTCACTGCAACATCCCTTACTGTTATTCTGTTAGAAGATCCTTGTGGAGAAAACAATGCTGGTTACACCGTGTGGCATCGCAAAGCCGATGATGTGGACTATCCTTCGGAACCTACTTGCACAGTTCTCTTACCAAATAGAAGGCTTGGCATCAGGGGTCTACTTCCAGCTACAGAATACAGTTTTCAAGTTGTTTCCAATGATTTGAAAAAATTGGTTATGTGCGAAGTTCAAGTCTCGACAGAGCACGGTGAAGATGAAGTCCCGAATTGCTCAGCGACGGAAAGAAGTCAGAGCCCAGTAACCAACTGTAGCAGCCTTTCCAATCCTTCATCAGTGGAAGATGAAACTAATAACAGTAACCCGTATAGCGACCAGACTGATAATCGGTCCGATAATTATCCTTCTTATCACAAGGATAGTGACCAACTTGCTTCTGGAAATCTATCTAATGATGCGATTAACTGTTCTGGTTCGGGCGGAGTGAAACTTCCCACCGTTGCAGATTCCTTGTCAGACAAACAAGCTGCTGCTGTAGGACAGACTAGCACCATACCTAGTTCTGATGTACTAAAGCTTGATAACAAGCATTCACAGGACGAACAAGTAACCGAGGATGTGAGCACCGACGAGGGTTTGAATTCCCCGGTTCCAACGGGAAGGGAATGTGTGCCGTTAGTCGCTAGCTCGGAAGGGGGATTGCCTAATACTCCCTGCAAGTTGGAAATACTTAAAGACGGTCCTGGAAGAAACGGGAGATCCAAATTCAATGGCAAAGATCTAGAAAATGGATCAGGGAAAAAGGATGGTCCTCGAAACGGAAGCACATCGAAGAAGAGAAGCGGTGAGAGACAAGACGAGGGCTGCACAGCAAATGCTTTTTCAGATCGCGATTTTGAGTATTATGTGAAGGTGATTAGATGGTTAGAGTGTGAAGGACACATAGAAAAAAACTTCAGGCAGAAATTTCTGACTTGGTACGGCTTAAGAGCAAGCACACAAGAAGTAAGGATTGTGAAAATATACGTAGATACGTTTCTTGAAGATCCGGCTTCTCTTGCTGAGCAACTTGTGGACACCTTCTCAGAATGTATATCAAGCAGTAGAACATCAGTGGTGCCTGCAGGGTTCTGCATGAAGCTTTGGCATTGA
- the LOC101499423 gene encoding probable receptor-like serine/threonine-protein kinase At5g57670 isoform X1, with the protein MRYIPTKSLKRLFSLRKRGSKEHVLSSKNKENDESFKNLQNEEPCQKPTWKCFSYEELFDATNGFTSENMVGKGGYAEVYKGTLKNGEEIAVKRLTRTSRDERKEKEFLTEIGTIGHVHHSNVLPLLGCCIDNGLYFVFELSSRGSVSSILHDEKLPPLDWKTRHKIAIGTARGLHYLHKGCKRRIIHRDIKASNILLTKDFEPQISDFGLAKWLPSQWTHHSIAPIEGTFGHLAPEYYLHGVVDEKTDVFAFGVLLLEVISGRKPVDTSHQSLHSWAKPILNKGEIEELVDVRLEGAYDVTQLKRLAFAASLCIRASSTWRPTMTEVLEIMEEGEMDKDKWKMPEEEEEQEEEFWGFEDLEYEYDSSFSMSLIDSIESN; encoded by the exons ATGAGGTACATTCCGACAAAAAGCTTAAAGAGGCTATTTTCCTTGAGAAAAAGAGGTTCAAAAGAACATGTTTTGAgttcaaaaaataaagaaaatgatgaGAGCTTCAAGAATCttcaaaatgaagaaccttGTCAGAAACCCACTTGGAAATGTTTCTCTTATGAAGAGTTGTTTGATGCCACCAATGGCTTCACATCAG AAAATATGGTTGGAAAAGGAGGGTATGCTGAAGTTTACAAGGGAACATTGAAAAATGGGGAGGAAATTGCAGTGAAGAGATTAACAAGAACTTCAAGAGATGAAAGAAAGGAGAAAGAGTTTTTAACAGAGATTGGCACAATTGGTCATGTTCACCATTCCAATGTTTTGCCTCTTCTAGGATGTTGTATTGACAATGGACTTTACTTTGTTTTTGAGTTATCTTCAAGAGGTTCTGTTTCATCTATTCTTCATG ATGAAAAGTTACCTCCTTTAGATTGGAAAACAAGACATAAAATAGCTATTGGAACTGCACGTGGACTTCATTACTTGCACAAAGGTTGCAAGAGGAGAATAATTCACCGAGATATCAAAGCATCAAACATTTTATTGACAAAAGATTTTGAACCACAG ATATCTGATTTTGGATTAGCAAAATGGCTTCCATCTCAATGGACTCATCATTCAATTGCCCCAATAGAAGGGACATTTGG ACATTTGGCACCAGAATACTATTTGCATGGAGTAGTGGATGAGAAAACAGATGTATTTGCCTTTGGTGTATTGTTGTTAGAAGTTATTTCTGGCAGGAAACCAGTGGATACTTCTCACCAAAGCTTACATAGTTGG GCTAAACCAATTTTGAACAAGGGTGAAATAGAAGAGCTGGTAGATGTAAGGCTTGAAGGTGCTTATGATGTGACACAGTTAAAAAGACTTGCCTTTGCTGCCTCTCTCTGCATCAGAGCATCTTCCACTTGGAGACCTACCATGACTGAG GTGTTGGAGATAATGGAGGAGGGAGAGATGGATAAAGACAAATGGAAAATgccagaggaagaagaagaacaagaagaaGAGTTCTGGGGTTTTGAGGATTTAGAATATGAATATGACAGTTCCTTTTCAATGTCTTTAATTGATTCAATTGAAAGTAATTAA
- the LOC101499731 gene encoding uncharacterized protein produces the protein MRGGQSYVSCPPSFSNDANRLLVGCGSSVAIFSTATALQVSSLEGHTATVTSVVVVPGSKILCYCWTSSLDGTIRYWDFSLLECIKKLDLHLPIFSMVIPSLLSPPEENSGKTHNVYAYLCMQTENGKDNKPKLCTAQIRKCNLTNYHKLSKLTLKETKQPVSLTISPSGKFLGIKEKRRLHIWKVPKMDSDSAVSKNLTLHHTKAFSVLAFHPTESIVAAGDVTGRILIWRGVGAQNFQDSGELLNGTSMTDNEVKPGVRQNDDAESCSTWHWHSAGVSLLSFSSDGVYLYSGGKEGVLVLWQLDTGKNTFLSRIGSPLRYFVDSPDPSLSSLSCADNQIHLLKLSSMEIMRSISGIKPSLSSQEICESLSSKAAFDCTSGSVAVQTENYGIQFYSLFANRGLYEVQVCERNYQPVDEITVVVTMVELSVDGSMMGTVEVKLPEEGIGGLICLKFWDLDSDTKRFSVSTLIYEPHRDAHISAIAFHPTRRMAVSSSYGGDFKIWVCREDSQQKDQTPQNFSWMCHAVGSYKNKAMRAAAFSADGSVLAVAADTVITLWDPDRNELIAVVGETPSPIVRLIFVGKSEYLLSVSHGSTPQLIVWSMSKLAASWSYRLEIEAVSCTLDLSYFAIIALLPKSNEHMFRGDGIILVFNATDPIPVASWSVTKAKGGNIAFLKGNTSDLPDGKPSQTLLAYINGDREYVLFDPYDKEAREVNMTRQDDLAALEETGQFGYASIYGELPMFDLKRNKASSIFSSASNRPWETIFSGPSHKLPSLTKLCSEFLESLLEKRTSIVE, from the exons ATGAGGGGAGGGCAAAGCTACGTGTCGTGTCCTCCGTCATTCTCCAACGACGCCAATCGTCTTTTAGTAGGCTGCGGAAGCTCCGTAGCTATATTCAGTACCGCCACCGCCTTACAGGTTTCATCATTAGAAGGTCACACCGCCACCGTCACCTCCGTCGTAGTTGTTCCCGGTTCGAAGATTCTATGCTACTGTTGGACTTCTTCCCTCGACGGAACCATTCGTTATTGGGACTTCTCACTTCTCGAATGCATCAAGAAACTTGATCTCCATCTTCCTATTTTCTCCATG gtGATACCATCATTATTATCCCCACCAGAAGAAAACAGTGGAAAGACGCATAATGTATATGCTTATCTGTGTATGCAAACTGAAAATGGGAAAGACAATAAGCCTAAACTTTGTACTGCACAGATCAGAAAGTGTAACTTGACAAACTATCACAAGCTTTCCAAACTTACCTTGAAAGAG ACTAAACAGCCTGTATCTTTGACCATTAGTCCCTCGGGGAAATTTTTGGGCATAAAGGAAAAACGCAGACTTCACATATGGAAAGTTCCTAAAATGGACTCTGATTCTGCTGTTTCAAAGAACCTTACCCTGCATCATACAAAGGCCTTTTCAGTTCTTGCATTCCACCCTACTGAGAGTATTGTGGCTGCGGGTGATGTAActggaagaattttaatttggaGAGGAGTTGGTGCTCAGAACTTTCAGGACAGTGGTGAGCTGTTGAATGGAACATCAATGACTGACAATGAAGTTAAGCCTGGGGTAAGGCAAAATGATGATGCTGAATCATGCTCCACATGGCATTGGCACTCTGCTGGAGTGAGTCTTTTATCATTTTCTTCGGATGGAGTCTACCTGTATTCAG GCGGGAAGGAAGGAGTTCTTGTGCTTTGGCAGCTAGACACTGGAAAGAATACATTTTTATCAAGAATTGGATCTCCGCTTCGGTATTTCGTAGATTCTCCAGATCCTTCACTTTCCTCG TTATCTTGTGCAGATAACCAAATTCATTTGTTAAAGCTCTCTTCCATGGAAATAATGAGGTCTATTTCAGGGATTAAG CCCTCTTTGTCGTCTCAAGAAATATGTGAAAGTCTTTCTAGCAAAGCTGCTTTTGACTGCACTTCTGGTTCAGTGGCTGTACAGACTGAGAATTATGGCATCCAATTCTACAGCTTGTTTGCCAATCGTGGACTTTATGAG GTTCAAGTATGTGAAAGAAATTATCAACCAGTTGACGAGATCACG GTGGTAGTCACCATGGTGGAACTGTCTGTTGATGGTTCTATGATGGGTACCGTAGAAGTCAAGCTTCCCGAAGAAGGAATAGGAGGtcttatttgtttaaaattttgggATTTAGATTCAGATACCAAAAGATTTTCAGTGTCCACCCTTATTTATGAACCTCACAG GGATGCTCATATTTCTGCTATTGCTTTTCATCCGACCCGTCGTATGGCCGTCAGTTCATCTTATGGTGGAGATTTTAAG ATATGGGTCTGTAGGGAAGATTCTCAGCAGAAAGACCAGACGCCTCAAAATTTTAGCTGGATGTGCCATGCTGTTGGGTCATATAA AAATAAAGCGATGAGAGCTGCTGCTTTTTCAGCTGATGGTTCCGTGCTTGCTGTTGCAGCAGACACTGTTATTACATTGTGGGATCCtgacagaaatgaactaatTGCTGTTGTAGGAGAAACACCATCA CCAATTGTGAGACTCATCTTTGTTGGAAAGTCAGAGTATCTTCTTTCTGTATCTCACGGTTCTACACCTCAGTTGATTGTTTGGAGTATGTCAAAGTTAGCTGCATCTTGGTCATACAGACTTGAAATAGAAG CTGTTTCCTGTacattagatttatcatattttgctatCATTGCTCTGCTTCCCAAATCAAATGAACATATGTTTAGAGGTGATGGAATAATCTTAGTATTCAACGCAACAGATCCTATTCCCGTGGCTTCCTGGTCTGTAACGAAG GCCAAGGGAGGGAATATTGCTTTTCTTAAAGGAAATACGTCAGACCTACCAGATGGAAAACCATCACAAACACTGCTTGCATATATAAATGGAGATCGCGAATATGTCCTCTTTGATCCATATGATAAAGAAGCCCGTGAGGTTAATATGACTAGGCAGGATGATCTTGCTGCACTTGAAGAAACAG GACAATTCGGATATGCATCAATTTATGGAGAGTTACCCATGTTTGATTTAAAAAGGAACAAGGCTTCATCCATTTTCTCTTCTGCATCAAATAGGCCTTGGGAAACCATATTTAGTGGACCATCACATAAGTTGCCATCCCTCACCAAATTGTGTTCTGAATTTTTGGAGTCTCTGTTGGAGAAAAGGACATCAATTGTAGAATGA
- the LOC101498781 gene encoding VIN3-like protein 2 isoform X1 — MTTDSSLEGVSLDPSKYSKLGMEEKRELVYELSKSPHGASEMLQSWSRQEILQILCAEMGKERKYTGLTKMKIIENLLKIVSEKKSGRDDIATDPEPHSSPSNGQKPAKRQRKTENPSRLAVPANNVSVNNGGDVGNINTTFCKNSACKATLNQADAFCKRCSCCICHQYDDNKDPSLWLICSSEAPFPGVSCGLSCHLECALKHNGSGIGKDGDRPKLDGGFYCVSCGKVNDLLGCWRKQLMVAKDARRVDVLCYRVSLSQKLLQGTEMYRELHEIVDEAVKKLEPDVGPLTGSPLKIGRGIVNRLSSGPEVQKLCGVALASLDSMLSKRISPLSPNPTVQDASLLAPNMVRFEDVTATSLTVILLEDPCGENNAGYTVWHRKADDVDYPSEPTCTVLLPNRRLGIRGLLPATEYSFQVVSNDLKKLVMCEVQVSTEHGEDEVPNCSATERSQSPVTNCSSLSNPSSVEDETNNSNPYSDQTDNRSDNYPSYHKDSDQLASGNLSNDAINCSGSGGVKLPTVADSLSDKQAAAVGQTSTIPSSDVLKLDNKHSQDEQVTEDVSTDEGLNSPVPTGRECVPLVASSEGGLPNTPCKLEILKDGPGRNGRSKFNGKDLENGSGKKDGPRNGSTSKKRSGERQDEGCTANAFSDRDFEYYVKVIRWLECEGHIEKNFRQKFLTWYGLRASTQEVRIVKIYVDTFLEDPASLAEQLVDTFSECISSSRTSVVPAGFCMKLWH; from the exons ATGACTACGGATTCTTCTTTAGAAG GTGTTTCTCTTGATCCTTCTAAATATAGTAAATTGGGTATGGAGGAAAAGAGAGAGCTTGtatatgaactatctaaatcgCCTCATGGTGCATCTGAGATGCTGCAGTCATGGAGCCGTCAAGAGATTTTGCAAATCTTGTGTGCAGAGATGGGAAAAGAAAGGAAGTATACTGGTCtgacaaagatgaaaattatCGAAAATCTTCTAAAAATTGTTTCTGAGAAGAAATCAGGGCGCGATGATATTGCCACAGATCCTGAACCGCATTCTTCTCCTTCGAATGGTCAAAAACCTGCTAAAAGGCAGAGAAAAACCGAGAATCCGTCGCGGTTAGCTGTTCCTGCTAACAATGTTTCAGTCAATAATGGTGGCGATGTTGGTAATATTAATACCACATTCTGCAAAAACTCAGCATGCAAGGCTACCCTTAATCAAGCAGATGCATTTTGCAAAAGATGTTCATGTTGTATTTGTCATCAATATGATGACAACAAAGACCCTAGCTTGTGGCTAATATGCAGCTCCGAAGCTCCATTTCCCGGTGTGTCGTGTGGCTTGTCATGCCACCTTGAGTGTGCTTTAAAACACAATGGTTCTGGAATTGGCAAAGATGGCGACCGCCCTAAACTTGATGGAGGCTTCTACTGTGTGTCTTGTGGGAAAGTTAATGATTTACTCGG ATGCTGGAGAAAACAACTGATGGTAGCGAAGGATGCCAGACGTGTGGATGTACTGTGTTATCGTGTCTCTTTAAGCCAAAAGCTTTTACAAGGGACGGAAATGTATCGAGAACTTCATGAAATTGTTGATGAAGCTGTGAAGAAACTTGAACCTGATGTGGGTCCGCTGACTGGCTCACCACTGAAGATTGGTAGGGGGATTGTGAACAGACTTTCTTCGGGACCTGAGGTTCAGAAGCTCTGTGGTGTTGCTCTTGCATCACTTGATTCAATGCTTTCTAAAAGGATCTCGCCTCTATCACCCAATCCAACTGTTCAAG ATGCAAGTTTACTAGCTCCAAATATGGTGAGGTTTGAAGATGTCACTGCAACATCCCTTACTGTTATTCTGTTAGAAGATCCTTGTGGAGAAAACAATGCTGGTTACACCGTGTGGCATCGCAAAGCCGATGATGTGGACTATCCTTCGGAACCTACTTGCACAGTTCTCTTACCAAATAGAAGGCTTGGCATCAGGGGTCTACTTCCAGCTACAGAATACAGTTTTCAAGTTGTTTCCAATGATTTGAAAAAATTGGTTATGTGCGAAGTTCAAGTCTCGACAGAGCACGGTGAAGATGAAGTCCCGAATTGCTCAGCGACGGAAAGAAGTCAGAGCCCAGTAACCAACTGTAGCAGCCTTTCCAATCCTTCATCAGTGGAAGATGAAACTAATAACAGTAACCCGTATAGCGACCAGACTGATAATCGGTCCGATAATTATCCTTCTTATCACAAGGATAGTGACCAACTTGCTTCTGGAAATCTATCTAATGATGCGATTAACTGTTCTGGTTCGGGCGGAGTGAAACTTCCCACCGTTGCAGATTCCTTGTCAGACAAACAAGCTGCTGCTGTAGGACAGACTAGCACCATACCTAGTTCTGATGTACTAAAGCTTGATAACAAGCATTCACAGGACGAACAAGTAACCGAGGATGTGAGCACCGACGAGGGTTTGAATTCCCCGGTTCCAACGGGAAGGGAATGTGTGCCGTTAGTCGCTAGCTCGGAAGGGGGATTGCCTAATACTCCCTGCAAGTTGGAAATACTTAAAGACGGTCCTGGAAGAAACGGGAGATCCAAATTCAATGGCAAAGATCTAGAAAATGGATCAGGGAAAAAGGATGGTCCTCGAAACGGAAGCACATCGAAGAAGAGAAGCGGTGAGAGACAAGACGAGGGCTGCACAGCAAATGCTTTTTCAGATCGCGATTTTGAGTATTATGTGAAGGTGATTAGATGGTTAGAGTGTGAAGGACACATAGAAAAAAACTTCAGGCAGAAATTTCTGACTTGGTACGGCTTAAGAGCAAGCACACAAGAAGTAAGGATTGTGAAAATATACGTAGATACGTTTCTTGAAGATCCGGCTTCTCTTGCTGAGCAACTTGTGGACACCTTCTCAGAATGTATATCAAGCAGTAGAACATCAGTGGTGCCTGCAGGGTTCTGCATGAAGCTTTGGCATTGA